A window of the Streptomyces sp. JB150 genome harbors these coding sequences:
- a CDS encoding MMPL family transporter gives MPPNPRRARLLVPLLLLAVWLGIGGALGPFAGRLGEVATNDQAAFLPRSAESTEVITEQRAFRQEETLPAVVVWTDPDGASVADRRDTAGRVLASLTGTPGVAGQVSPALLAEDGKALQGVVPLRPDLGDDLPDALERIRTAAERVPGTTVQLAGPAATQADLSDAFAGIDGLLLGVALVTVLVILLLVYRSVLLPLVIILGSVFALGLACAIVYALADRGVVRVDGQVQGILSILVIGAATDYALLVTARYREELAARTDRFAAVTAAVRRSWGAVVASAATVALGLLALLLSDLTNNRALGPVGAIGIGCAVLASLTFLPAVLVLLGRAAYWPAKPRPAADPSDGTGIWQRIASLVDRAPRRVWAVSLAALLACAAFAPGLASKGVPLDETFVNDAPSVAAQATLGRHFPGGSGTPAVVIADTDRLPRVLAAARATEGVAAAAAVTGNGRPGGEPLVVDGRVRVDVTLRAASDSDAAQDTVARLRTALHAVPGADAKVGGYTAQRYDTLRTAERDRGLIVPVVLAIIFVILTALLRSLLLPALLVATVALNFLATLGVSALVFPHVFGFTATDPSVPLYGFVFLVALGVDYNIFLMDRVREESLRHGVRHGVLRGLVSTGGVITSAGVVLAATFAALGVIPLAFLAQIAFIVAFGVLLDTLVVRSLLVPALVRDIGPPAWWPGRLARTRRDTP, from the coding sequence ATGCCCCCCAATCCCCGACGTGCCCGTCTGCTCGTCCCCCTGCTGCTGCTCGCCGTCTGGCTCGGCATCGGCGGCGCCCTCGGCCCCTTCGCCGGCCGGCTCGGCGAGGTCGCGACCAACGACCAGGCCGCCTTCCTGCCGCGCAGCGCCGAGTCCACGGAGGTCATCACCGAACAGCGGGCGTTCCGCCAGGAGGAGACGCTGCCCGCCGTCGTGGTGTGGACCGACCCCGACGGCGCCTCCGTGGCCGACCGCCGCGACACGGCCGGCCGCGTCCTCGCCTCGCTCACCGGCACGCCCGGTGTGGCGGGCCAGGTCTCCCCGGCACTGCTCGCCGAGGACGGAAAGGCGCTCCAGGGCGTCGTACCGCTGCGGCCCGACCTCGGCGACGACCTGCCCGACGCGCTGGAGCGGATCCGTACCGCCGCCGAACGCGTCCCCGGCACCACCGTCCAGCTGGCCGGACCCGCCGCCACCCAGGCCGATCTCTCCGACGCCTTCGCGGGCATCGACGGCCTGCTGCTCGGCGTCGCCCTGGTGACCGTCCTGGTCATCCTGCTGCTGGTCTACCGCAGCGTGCTGCTGCCGCTGGTGATCATCCTGGGCTCGGTCTTCGCCCTCGGACTGGCCTGCGCGATCGTCTACGCGCTCGCCGACCGGGGCGTGGTGCGCGTCGACGGCCAGGTGCAGGGCATCCTCTCCATCCTCGTCATCGGCGCGGCCACCGACTACGCGCTGCTCGTCACCGCCCGCTACCGCGAGGAACTCGCCGCCCGCACCGACCGGTTCGCGGCCGTCACCGCCGCCGTACGGCGCTCCTGGGGCGCCGTCGTGGCCAGCGCCGCCACCGTCGCGCTCGGACTGCTGGCCCTGCTGCTCAGCGACCTGACCAACAACCGGGCACTGGGCCCGGTCGGCGCGATCGGCATCGGCTGCGCCGTCCTCGCCTCCCTCACCTTCCTGCCCGCCGTCCTCGTACTGCTCGGACGCGCCGCCTACTGGCCCGCCAAGCCCCGCCCGGCCGCCGACCCGAGCGACGGCACCGGGATCTGGCAGCGGATCGCGAGCCTGGTCGACCGGGCACCGCGCCGGGTGTGGGCCGTGTCCCTCGCCGCGCTGCTCGCCTGCGCGGCGTTCGCGCCCGGCCTCGCCTCCAAGGGCGTGCCCCTCGACGAGACCTTCGTCAACGACGCCCCGTCCGTGGCCGCGCAGGCCACCCTCGGCCGGCACTTCCCCGGCGGCTCCGGCACCCCGGCCGTGGTCATCGCGGACACCGACCGGCTGCCCCGGGTGCTGGCCGCGGCCCGGGCCACCGAGGGCGTCGCCGCGGCGGCCGCGGTCACCGGCAACGGCCGTCCCGGCGGCGAACCGCTCGTCGTCGACGGACGGGTCCGGGTCGACGTCACCCTGCGCGCCGCCTCCGACAGCGACGCCGCCCAGGACACCGTGGCCCGGCTGCGGACAGCCCTGCACGCCGTACCCGGTGCCGACGCCAAGGTCGGCGGCTACACCGCGCAGCGGTACGACACCCTGCGCACGGCCGAGCGGGACCGCGGCCTCATCGTGCCCGTGGTGCTGGCGATCATCTTCGTCATCCTCACCGCGCTGCTGCGTTCCCTGCTGCTGCCCGCCCTGCTCGTCGCGACCGTGGCGCTCAACTTCCTGGCCACGCTGGGCGTCTCCGCGCTGGTTTTCCCGCACGTGTTCGGCTTCACCGCGACCGACCCGTCGGTTCCCCTGTACGGGTTCGTCTTCCTGGTCGCCCTCGGCGTCGACTACAACATCTTCCTGATGGACCGGGTCCGCGAGGAGTCCCTGCGGCACGGCGTCCGCCACGGCGTGCTGCGGGGCCTGGTGAGCACCGGCGGGGTGATCACCTCGGCCGGTGTCGTCCTCGCCGCCACCTTCGCCGCGCTCGGCGTGATCCCGCTGGCCTTCCTGGCGCAGATCGCGTTCATCGTCGCCTTCGGCGTCCTGCTCG